From the genome of Papaver somniferum cultivar HN1 unplaced genomic scaffold, ASM357369v1 unplaced-scaffold_10, whole genome shotgun sequence:
tgggtAGAGAAACCTAGAAAATGAAATGGACATCATTAAGGtctccttaaaaaaaaaatttcatcatattTACATATTTATTTTAAATGTAAACATTTTACATCTTTtagtattaaaaaaaatcaatttggaTGAGGTTAATCTTTCGTAACACAACACCCAAAACAGCCTAATTGGAACGGATATATGCGTTGCAATAAATTTAAGCAGCAAGCATGTCTGTTGTTCATACGGCAAATTTTTGTGCAAAATAAAAACAGGTTGCTCAAATTAATTTAAGAACGAATATAAACGTCTCTCAAAAAGGTGCGTTACGTTTTATTATGTAATTATAGCAACAgatattataatttaaataacaACTATATACGTTGCAAATCAgataataaaaattgaaaaaataaataaatcatttatCGGATAAATAGTATTACATTaattagttggaagcctaacaagctaagctccaacaacgtactactacattaattgaacaggttgttgcgcctagcctaccagcgagcctcacgggtaacctagccaaggaagGCGAAGCGGATGAGGACTGATATTGTGTCACAAGAGggacaaactaactctaccttccatgttaattcctgcaatattacgccattgggaaCTCGAACCTGGATCcccctggagcgcatgaaactttgggaaacggggatgaccagctgagctagggcccatttttttaaaagaacaaaaaatacaaaatttGTATATTTGTATTTTTGAATTTCCTGTATTGCCAAACCCTGTTGCATTCAAAGATGATCTTTACAACAGCCTTACAGAATATTTTCCCACCATTAGTTACACAATGAATTTGATAATGTTCATTCCATAAACGAAAGAAAAATATGATTCAAagaacaaacaaaaacaaaaacgacTAAAGCTACTCCAAATGAAACTGGATCACCTTAGCACTTGTTATCCACCTAGTTGTTCACCTTACCATGCACCTCTTTAGGTCGACTCTCCTTGAAGGGGGCAAATAAAACACATTAGCTTTGAGTAGCGAATCCCAAATCATAGGAGCTAAAAGACTTTCCATTATGTTTCGTAAATTTGATCATTTCAAATACGATGCTTATGCCTGCTGCCGTTCACCCTaagcatttttttatttttttttcttgacaatTCTTCAATGTTTTAATAGTGCAACCAAGCTAAGCTTTCAGGTAAGCACATTAATTACTAAGTAGAAGTGAATACCCATTCATTATTCATGTGATGGGCAGTAAAACAAAATCGTTACAGTTGCATTACTAAGTAGAAGTGACAAATGCCAACTGCAGAGCATAGTAAGGTATTCAAGTGAAGTACCTCAGATCAATTATATCATTCATACCTTAACGATCAGCTTTAGGGTCACAACTTCTCCTGAATCTAACGGTTTACAGTGAAAGTCAAATTTTATCTTTTGTCTTACAAGGAAATTTCCCTATGGTACTTAAGTCTAGGTTGAAGGATGACTCTTTGCGCCAAACTGCACCAAGATGCAGGGTCCTGAAGAAATTTTACAGATTAATTCCCAAGAAAAACAGCTTAGCAGCACTCATCATTTTCTGTAGCGAATTAAAGATGACGAACCATTAGACTAGAGTCCTGCAAGTGCTCACTAAAGATTATGAAACTTGTTATTAAGTTGCAAGTGGACTAAGTAACTAGCACATGTGTCAGCCTTTTGCAGCTTAAGCCAATGTAATGTGTTCCCTTATTGCAGCATAAGCCATTGTAATGTGTTCCCTTATTAATGTAAAGAAGAAACAAGAGGAATTATTTAACAAACTAAGCATTAACAAGTAATATTTGAGAAAACAAAACCATACTAAGAATACAGTGTAGTAAAAATTTAACTACCCACATCAAGATGTATGTTAATATCTGCCTATGACATACCTTTTGTAATGCATTCTCAGGTTGACCATTTGATGGTGGAGAAGTGAGAGGAGAAGCTTGTGGAAGAACTTGATCATTAGCTTTTGAACCACGACCTCTGCCTGTACTAGAACGTCCCCTGCCACGACCTTGTTTTTTTCTTACTATATCTTCAGAACCAAATTTTGCATCCCCTGGATCAACCGCTTTAATTCTTTCTTCAGCAGGTACCTGTTTTTCCTTAAGCATTAATATGAATTTATTTCCCAAACAGAACTCAAACAAAGCGATATAGACAGAATAGACCTGAGAAAAGAAAACTTAAAACACATAGCATTCCACGGGATAGACATTCCGCTGACATGAGAACACTAAGGCATGGTGCAAAACCAGTGGTTAACCACCAAGCATATATAACAATAGCTGCTATAATTAGTTCACGTCTCCTTCCTTAGAAAAATACATCTCCTGAATAAAAAGCTATATTGAGAAACACTCAAGAGTAACAgcacaaagaaaaagaaacatagGTGAATTGCCAAAAGCACCTATAAAATAGACAACTCTATAAAACATGGCTGTAGGAGATGATGTTACCTTAAGAGCACCAAAGATAAGGTTTCTGGTAGTTGTTCGTAGAAGACAGACATCAAGAAGAGCACGAGAGGGCCTTCGGCTTTCACCGGGTTCAACAGAGTGGTCATCGCCACTTGCCTGCAAGTGATAACTGTCAGTCAAATGTTTCTTCTGACTACAATATatgtacaccacaacaaaacaagGAAATTACTAAAAGTACAATGTATATACCTCAACATTGCCCACATACTCGGTATCCATCTCAAGTTTTTTCAACAAACCATGAGCCAATAGAAGACCAGCACAATAAGATGTGGTTTAAGAGAACATATATTAGAGTTTTTACAAGCAAGTGGATCAACTGATGAGAAACATTAGAAAGACCAATATTAAATGAAACAGATACAATCtacccaaattttgaagcttGTTTAAGTTTCTTGTTCGAATCAAGACCAAACACAGAATCTGTGTGACTATCCTTTTCGTCCACAACTTTCTGAAATAAAAGAAAGTATGCTGAATAAACAAATGAACACAAAACCAAGAATTTCATACCAAAATTCTAATGTCCTCACATCAAGAATTCTAGATTGAAAACATATTTCAGTTCGAAAAACTACTAAGAAAATATAAATACATTTACGTCTAACCCCCAAATGTCAATGCTgtttcttttgagactttttgTCGAACAGCTTGGAGACGTGAAGTTACTGAATGATCACTTTGTTTGCTGCTTGTTTGTAACATTACGTAGCTTCTTCCCTGTAATCGATTAGCAATCAAAATCGAATTCCAAACAAACCCAATAATCCTAATTACCCAAAAACTGTAAGCACTCCTTAATCAACCAAAAACAACAAGTCAACAACCACCACTGAATACAGATTTTGCAGCAGTAATAGCAGAGATTAGAAACATATTTTTCTTCTAATCTGAGATGTAGCgttgaacaaaaaaaaacgaaCTAAGATGGAATCAAAAACAAAGCCATGCTTTGAAACTTAAAAAAATACAAATAACCCATACGAAATAGGAAAATCTTTACAGAAAAACTTCTATCAAAATAAAACCCCTAGTTCTATGAGATAAGATTTAGGTCTAAATCAAACGTCTTAAAATATAAACAACAAATTGAGCGTTTATACCTGATGAAACAACCAACTGTTAGTTGATAATCGATTGCAACTATCAGATTTTGTGTTGGTTTCCAAAATAAGGAACAAAACCAATTTTGTAGGGTTAGGAAAACTTCAAGTTAAAAGTTTATAGATCTGGATTTCCGGTATACAGGTATTGATTTGGgtataaagatgaagaaataacAAACGCAGATTTGTGGTTGTTCTGCTGAAATCATATGTAGACTAGGGTTTTTTTCGGGTAGATGGTGTTGAacgagagagaaaaaaagagagagagagggggGTATTTTTTCCGGGGTTAGTTTATTTTTTCTGGATAATAAATCTGAAAATAAGATTAAAACAAATTATTAATGGCGCATGGAACTATTGTATATTACAGAAATGCCGTAGTGTACAGTTCAAAAACGTTGCTCCATTaatttactttaataaatcagaATTATCTATTTTGTGCAACGTATTTTTCAGTGTGCCACACTGCCACGGGTATATAGGTTTCAAATGGTGCAACTTCTATAGCAGTTGAACACCGCCGAAATTTAAGTGTTGCAAAATACAGGATATGGTGTAGTGTAATTCCTAAATAATGATGTGTAACCCATAAATTTTATGGTAATGTAGGAGTTAACTGAAGCATATGTACCATGTTAAAATGAACTCTGTGTAAATCCATTCCAATCACGTGAGTATTTTCCACCGTTAGTTGGTTACTTGAACACTTTATTTATATTTAACGAATAAATACTAAATTTACAAGAGATATTCAAATGGACTCATAGATGGCACGCATAACATGTACTAGGTTTTTACTCGGGACATATCAATATTTACGGGGTTTTTACatggtacatatcaatatatactcGGTTTTCAATTCTTGAATGATTAAACACTCCGGTAGGAAGTGAACTGTCAAGAATCTTAACAGGAAACTGAAGTCCCCCATCATGTACGTAGTAGTTTAagtgtttttaatttttattttttattgcaGGTGTTGATGCAAATAAGAAGCAAGAGGATTTGTAGATTTGGTGGTCTTTTGTTAAACTTCTCCAAACCCGGCCAGCTTGGCCTTTTGTTGTGTATATGTACTATGATATCTATTAGGTTTTTACTTGATACATATCAATATGGATTGTTGGGTCATAATGTGAAACATAAGTGCAGTAGAATACATTATAGTACTATAATTACTAGGTGCCATAAACTTGATCATGCAAGCTTTTGGAGAATTATCAAAGATCCTTAAATTGGTATAGAAGGAAAGCATGTGTATTTTTCATCTCTAGCAGATATGAATCAAAGGAAAACCCATTTactgattttattttccatctctAGCAGACAAGTTTATTTCCTAGCCTTCTCCTTTATGCTTGTCATTTGGAATCTTTTGATACATATATCATAAACTTTTGTCTTTGTTTTTTTCAGTTGAGTACATATTTTGATGTACTGAGAAGGAAATGAGTCCATTTATGTATGAAATCAAACGACGATGGAAGATTTTTCTTCATGTTCAAAAATGGCTTGTTATTCTAACTTAGAGTGGGAGATTTTTCTTCATGTTAAAAAATTGCATCAAGCATCCCAACCATTAACAACAACTACAAGCCTACAGATTTCTTGGCCCCCTTCCTTTTCACTTTCAGCTTCTTAAATTCCTCGTCAGCAACCTCAGCTAGCCAACatcaaaagacgagggtacccaaatataccttaatctaaaacttttacacttataagtcctttctctgaaagtgattgtctatggactaagtcgagacaataaaaaaAATCGGTATTcaaactttgtgtgatcgtctatggatacaatttcgagacgatacaacaatcaaagtgtgatttcTTGATAATAAATTTGGACTTAAcaaaacactataggattgttatcaactaaataggaattaacgtttgtgcaatttactttaaattataataacaacacttATTATtgtggaaagtaaaagtaaatgacacggcaagattttgttaacgaggaaaccgcaaatgcagaaaacccccgggaccttgtccagaattgaatactttcagaattaagacgctatacaaaatctaaaccaacttcgtatagttgataccaagcaactaaacctatagttcacctagttccatcagTATCCCTGTgtctccaacttgcaataagtcacgcacttgaaacaattcctttggttcgtattccaaacagtaaaggaacaacaaaccttttcggtaaaaactcttttcaaactgtgatatgagtttgacaaaaggctcttttgtttattcaataaactcctttggcgGGTTTCAGATCTTATCTAAACCAGTAACTTAGATTTAGATTTACAACTAATCAAGTTCGGACACTTAATAATTCCACCAAATGATCGATTTCCGATCTCACAACTAATCAACCAAATCTAtcaaaaagataaaccgattatatttggatcccCAGTCGATCAAtttttatgcacaccaaagattatgaacccaataagaaatattgttgtcttcaaatcttcttagatcttcaataaacacctgcacacaacacaacttgaatctcttgtgatcaatcacacacagaacggagtctgttgatgatggattatcacaagacttctTTAGATCAAAAAACAGTTCCAAAGATCCCCGTTGACAcgtcgatatagtttgagtgaatcttacatcagaagagaagattctcaagcataaacaaaccaggtgcaatcaaagttcaataacagttagtcaatcaaatcaatcgaaaactaataataaactgcaattatatagtttcccaccaatggtactcgtagagcttctcaatcccaaagaattctttaaaatgagcggtcgtaagagatttcgcctaattagtttactttcctctccgaatagacggctccaccagtaacaatacaactaggtagttttgctggaattgaggattagtttgctcataatgaaaactttaatatttatagacaaaggaagtttggacacaatggaattttcaaaacctaatattctcaaagatatgcaataaacaccaaatcggttttcataatttctggaaatgctctgtctaaaTATTAatcgaaatctcactagaaaatctccaattagtaaatgcacattagtaATTATTATTCTCTGTAGATATGaaattaattgttggaaattaaaagcatataaaaactaaaaaccttaattaaaagattctcaatatatttcgatccgggattctcctttagttattaaggaatatctttgaacaataatagataagaattattgcacgtgttaaaagtatgtcgacatcttttctttgtaattcctttttcatatttacaatcttggaaccgatttgccacacttccaaacaagtttagaattggttcatctgacttccaagaactatgtgattgattatcatatcaaATCATCAATCATGGATTTAATGGGTCTACCAAAACAAgtgtcggttctacctccatgtgggtattaGAATCAGTTACATTAGTTACCAATAATTGGTTAACTacgtaccaggatcggttaccacattctTATGGTATTTACTTATGATCGATTGAACAAGTCATAGGATCGATTcaaccaattactaagacttgttgcacctcttacaaggatcgattccacatacttgggATCGGTCAAACctcttactaggaccggttacccaATGTCTATAGTTGGTCACGCCAATTACAAAATAtccatcataccatctcaggtgattacttaagatcgttttaactaataaaagtcataccaatacataagtcaggcattgtgattagtttttaccatgaaacataaacaagttatgaatgGTTATACTAAACTCACATATTGGTGATCCAAAGATTTGGATTGAATaacataccaataagcctagtgatttctctttagatttacaaaataagtttatgaatgtacttctgttaaacgaatataaaacattgattcctaggaagaaatcttcaaccatacccatacataatcacaatagcattcatacgattatgtcgatgtcttatatatgcagttcaaaatatagacgttatacttcgtattataattcctcaatactatgtctaactagagtataatcattcacagcttcacagttacgttttcaatatgcaagacttgaaagatatgttaggaatgaaacagttcaatacgaaatattactaacctcgagaggaaggatgatgttgtcgatgtagctctttacttcttcacattcatcaagtcttcgagtaatacttgtatgtatcatatcctagtaactttctatctaacctatacaaagttgactctagtatataattaagcaactctttaaatgatttttggttcactaaaatatgacaatcaaacttgacataccaacaattggtgggtttaaccgagaaaTGCTTTAACACAACACCACCCAGAATACTTCAA
Proteins encoded in this window:
- the LOC113326035 gene encoding 60S ribosomal protein L5-2-like isoform X2, whose protein sequence is MDTEYVGNVEASGDDHSVEPGESRRPSRALLDVCLLRTTTRNLIFGALKVPAEERIKAVDPGDAKFGSEDIVRKKQGRGRGRSSTGRGRGSKANDQVLPQASPLTSPPSNGQPENALQKESRPKEVHGKVNN
- the LOC113326035 gene encoding uncharacterized protein LOC113326035 isoform X1, which encodes MDTEYVGNVEASGDDHSVEPGESRRPSRALLDVCLLRTTTRNLIFGALKVPAEERIKAVDPGDAKFGSEDIVRKKQGRGRGRSSTGRGRGSKANDQVLPQASPLTSPPSNGQPENALQKVCHRQILTYILMWVVKFLLHCILSMVLFSQILLVNA